The genomic region AGAGGTAGGAAAACCATCTCCAGGGAAAATGAACTCTCGGAAGGATACTCATTCTACCCAATGGGATATTCCTGTGGCTGCTGGACAGCACGCTGTGATGAGTCCCTGTGAGGGAAGCCCTCTCCCTCATCCACTTATCTCCCTCACTCTTCTTTACTTCTTAGAAAATCCTTTTCTGTGTGTAATCATAATCTCATCCGAGCGGATCCATCATTGCTACTGAGACAGTTTATGCAGCAAAAGCCCCTAAAGGGATTCTGTAATGGGGAcagtttcaattttttttattactggaGTCTACCTTATTTcagctttatttcttttttttttacacaagttAAAAACAGAGGGAGGGACTAAGGCAAGGAGGAAATTagtcatttagattttttttttctacaatgtGTTGGTCAGTCCATGGACTAAAAtcatatacgtatatatatcaTCAAGATATATATCATTATCATTAATCATATTAAAACTCTACttatatttatcttttcaatatatttatttaatttatcattACGGTCTACTTTCTTGtatttttcccctttccttttcttttcattaaactACTGAAGATGGAGAAGCACCTTTTACTTACTgcaaaaatactgtacatatattacacacagttgaaagtaactaaatacatttactcaggTAAGACGTGTTGTTTGAATTAAGGTTGCTCAACTTATTTCCGTCGGTGACATTGCACAAATTATGACATTTTAGTTACCAACATAGATTTCTTCTTTCATTTAACAGCCCAGATCCCAGATGGGGTTAATATGGCTCATGTAGATTATCAATAACCCCCCCACTCAGGCTTTACAGCATAGTCcagatttaaatgtaaaaagtgtCAATATGTGAACATCACTGCAATTCAGGTAAAGTTTCCATATGAAGACCTAAACTCAgtgataacaaaaacaacttcaatgAGTCTTTGATTTATTTGACTGTCGTTTTCATTGGACGACCCATGAGGGAAGTCagattcacatttttttatgcagTAAATTACAGTGTAGCCAATAACAACAGTGTTTTAAACAAATCCATCACACAGCAGCCTAAACAACATCCTCACAGTGGGAAGAGAAGGGAGCCACTGAAGGTGCTGTGGTTATCTCCATCGTCAAAGACAGAATGGGTTGATGGGAGAACCAGGTGAATTGTATCTCCTGCTAACAGCTCCAAAACTACAGACTTAGTGAAATACTTATAAAGTTTATCTTCCTTCCACTCCACATTATAAATGATTTTCTGGTTGTtcttaaacacaaatacacccaTAAGACCTGTGTGGTTACCACACACAGTGAACTGGAGATAGTAGACCCCTTTGACTGGTGCTGTGAAGAAACCTAAAGAGTAAGagtataaaatgaaaaactaattgATTTATGTAGATGCACATGCCTACCATACATACTCATGTGACCTGCAGTACATTACCTGTAGCTGGATCGTAAGCATTGCCGATGTTGGTGAAGACCTTGCTGTATTTCAGTGtagtgtctgtgttgtgtggtCCAACATATCCTGCATCAGTCAGAGCTGTGTAAAAGGCCACCTTTGGTTTCTCTatcaacacacagaaaaaaaccaTCAACATTTATGTATGTCATTAAACttaacatgtatgtgtgtgtgtgtgtgtgtgtgttgtggataAGAAGTTACAATCATCACCtgcattttctctctccagctGTTCAATTCTTGACTTGCTAACGAGAAGTTCCCTCTCAGTGTTGCTCAGTCTGGTCTGCAAGTCTGTTAACGCAAAGACGGGGCATTTCAGAGTAGAGCAGACTGTTATCATGCACAGCAAATAGTAgcagaagtattcagatcctctaaaagtcctgcattgaaagtGTTACTTAGCTAAAAGTAAGCAAGTACCATAAGGAAAATGTACCTAAAGAACTGAAAGTAAAATCACTTAAGGTAGAAAAATCCACAGTTCTGGCAATCAACTTTACAGTGTTTAGTCGGATAATCGTTTAAGACGGACTTGCAGGCCGATATATTTTTGGGCACTtcaacatcatattttataaactacatgtgttttgtgtgaaaaaatcttaatttgtaaaggaactagtaactaaagctttcagatgaatgtagtgaagtaaaacgTACAGTACTGAGCGAGAGCCCTGTGGCCTGCAGCCACGAAATGAGCTGCAACATAATCCTATCGGGCAATTACGCACTGTCAATGTACTTCCACTAAAAAAGGGCTCGTTATGGCCACGGACAGGCTAAGATTGTTATTATAAGTGACAACTTTTATGGAAAACACTGTTCAGAAAAATAAGCCTTTTTTGTACCTTTTGCTTGATCCTGTCAGCTTGTTACTGTGGCTAACAAGTGTCACTCAAATGGTAGTCTCCTTCTGTAATCGCGAGAGGGGACTTGTTGCTGTAACACAGCGTAGTGTGAGAGTTGGAGAGAAGATTGCCGGGAAAGGTTTGTTGTGTTGGAGTTAATGAGGCGCATTTGCTCCATAGGATTAGACTGCAGACTGTTTTGTGGCTGCAGACTACGGGGCTCTCATTTTAAACTGgacctttttcaaaaataagttGTCCCCATTAGTCAATTAggcacaaaaacatgagaaaaccGGGTCCatgttgaaaaataccaaaggttccctttaatgtttttataaagacgttgtttttcttttactgtcttaAACTGTATTGCAAAGGTAGATCTCAAGCCGTGGGAGGAGATACTCagacggaggggggggggcgataTATTCTAATAAGCCTGCATGTGACATAGGATGGAGAGACAAATGTGACTGGTTTTTGAATCCAATGTTATCTGAGGCAGCCCACAAAAAACTGACTCGGTTGTCTTATTTCTCAGTTTGTGGGCTTGCAGGCACCCAAATGTATGTGCACAAGCACTATAACGTTTTCATGATATGTCCCACGTAACAATAACATAGAAAATAACAAACCATAAAACGTATAAAACCATCATGTTTTACAGTGAAATAcctgcattctttttttctagGTCACTTGCTTTGTTCTCGGTGGCAGTCAGTCTAGTTTCCAAAGATAACAGCTCTGTGGCTTGGACTGAAAAGCAGAGGTTTGATTTTTGTGAGAAACAAATCCATTT from Etheostoma cragini isolate CJK2018 chromosome 13, CSU_Ecrag_1.0, whole genome shotgun sequence harbors:
- the LOC117955099 gene encoding uncharacterized protein LOC117955099 isoform X1, with amino-acid sequence MTGQLYHCSLVKTCNWTMRVALGLLLLLLGLCGSGAQREEGGLGEVGEINEVQVTAPRDAVEEKTEQSTKQTVPDIWAEVRALRDMLVELKVYVEILQRENSDLQTRLSSTERELLVGKSRIDQLERENTVQATELLSLETRLTATENKASDLEKKNADLQTRLSNTERELLVSKSRIEQLERENAEKPKVAFYTALTDAGYVGPHNTDTTLKYSKVFTNIGNAYDPATGFFTAPVKGVYYLQFTVCGNHTGLMGVFVFKNNQKIIYNVEWKEDKLYKYFTKSVVLELLAGDTIHLVLPSTHSVFDDGDNHSTFSGSLLFPL
- the LOC117955099 gene encoding uncharacterized protein LOC117955099 isoform X2 produces the protein MLLLLDLCGSGGSLVELGEINEFQETAPRDADEESTEQTTKQTTTDIWAEVRALRDMLVELKVYVEILQRENSDLQTRLSSTERELLVGKSRIDQLERENTVQATELLSLETRLTATENKASDLEKKNADLQTRLSNTERELLVSKSRIEQLERENAEKPKVAFYTALTDAGYVGPHNTDTTLKYSKVFTNIGNAYDPATGFFTAPVKGVYYLQFTVCGNHTGLMGVFVFKNNQKIIYNVEWKEDKLYKYFTKSVVLELLAGDTIHLVLPSTHSVFDDGDNHSTFSGSLLFPL
- the LOC117955099 gene encoding uncharacterized protein LOC117955099 isoform X4 produces the protein MTGQLYHCSLVKTCNWTMRVALGLLLLLLGLCGSGAQREEGGLGEVGEINEVQVTAPRDAVEEKTEQSTKQTVPDIWAEVRALRDMLVELKVYVEILQRENSDLQTRLSSTERELLVGKSRIDQLERENTEKPKVAFYTALTDAGYVGPHNTDTTLKYSKVFTNIGNAYDPATGFFTAPVKGVYYLQFTVCGNHTGLMGVFVFKNNQKIIYNVEWKEDKLYKYFTKSVVLELLAGDTIHLVLPSTHSVFDDGDNHSTFSGSLLFPL
- the LOC117955099 gene encoding uncharacterized protein LOC117955099 isoform X3; the encoded protein is MTGQLYHCSLVKTCNWTMRVALGLLLLLLGLCGSGAQREEGGLGEVGEINEVQVTAPRDAVEEKTEQSTKQTVPDIWAEVRALRDMLVELKVYVEILQRENSDLQTRLSNTERELLVSKSRIEQLERENAEKPKVAFYTALTDAGYVGPHNTDTTLKYSKVFTNIGNAYDPATGFFTAPVKGVYYLQFTVCGNHTGLMGVFVFKNNQKIIYNVEWKEDKLYKYFTKSVVLELLAGDTIHLVLPSTHSVFDDGDNHSTFSGSLLFPL